CACGATGAAGAACAAAATTACTTCGCAAAAATAAGTGAAGAAATTACCTTATCGCAGGACGGACAGTTAAAAGATATGACAGAACTGGCATAGTTAGACACTCCATTTCAATTACATTCCCCTGGTACTTCCAAAATCTTCTATTTTCACACTATTTTTCGGAACAGCTTTTGTCGCTATTATTGATATTAGTTCTTTAATAAAATTATCAATAATTATATGAGCGTTAAAAGAATATTCGGAATTTTATTAACCGTTCTCGGTGTCGGCGGACTAATTTACACTGCCACATTATTTATGAATACAAGAGGTGCAACTTATGACATAAAACTGCTAGTAGTTTATGGTCTTCTTGGTTTCTTGTTTTTTGTATCAGGTATAGGACTTATCAAAGGTACAAAAGACGAACCTGCCTGATTTATTTATTAATCTTTATTATTGAAAGTTTATGAGAGTCATAACACCTGATTTTCATGCAATCATGGATTACATAATGGCTATATTGTTAGTCACATCTCCATTTACACTGGATTATTACAATGCAGGTCCTGAAACTATGCTGCCTGTATGCCTCGGATTACTTGCTTTATTTATCACACCTATGACTGAATTCCGATTTGCAGTAATTCGGGTTATTCCTTTAAGATGGCATATGATTTATGATTTTATTGCAGGCTTATTTCTTATGCTATCGCCGTGGATTTTTGATTTCTACAGACATGTATATATGCCTCATGTAATATTCGGACTGCTGCAGATTATAGCTTCACTTGTAACAAGTATTTCAAAAGAAGATGAATATGAAGCAATGAAGAAAATAGTTTAGGATATAATTTTAAAACTATGAATGAATATGTTGATGCTGCCTTCAGGGCAGTTGTTTTATATTTTATTATTATCATCTCATTACGCCTGCTCGGTAAAAAAGATATATCTCAGCTGGCTCTTCAGGATTTTGTATTAATACTTCTTATCAGCAAATCACTTTATAACGATGCAGGACTCGGACCAGGAATAACAATGGTACTTACGCTTGCAATAATAAATTACATCATGGACTGGATTTTATTCAAATCTAAAAAAGCAAGAAAAATAATTGTTGGTGAACCTGTAGTTTTAATTGAAAACGGCAATGTTCTTCCAAAAGCTCTTAACTGTGAAAAATTAACAATGGATGAATTAATTGCCGGGCTGCGAAAGCAGGGCTATGAAAAAATACAAGACGTTAAATGGGCAATACTTGAAACCGGCGGGGAGATAAGCGTAATAGGTAAATAAAAAATACACATCACATAATTTTATTCTCTCTTGAGACTTTAAACAAATCTCCATAGCTTACTAACAACACTTCTAAATTTTATAATAATACATAATATATCATGAATAAATCAGAAACAAAATCTTCAACATTTCTTCTTGGGGAAGATATTGAAATAAACAGACTCGGATACGGAGCTATGCAGTTAACAGGTAAAGGTGTTAACGGAGATATGGAAGACCGAAGCATAGGAATAAAAATTTTACAATACGCAGTTGATAACGGCGTTAACTTTATTGATACTGCCGAAGCATACGGTCCCGAAACAAATGAAAGACTTATTGCAGATGCATTACATCCTTATAAAGCGGGACTTACAATCGCAACTAAAGGCGGCTTTGATAGGCCATCTGCGGGTCAATGGATTATCAATGGAAAACCTGAAAGAATTGCAGAAGAAATTGAAGGCAGCTTAAAGCGATTGAAAGTTGACTGCATCGATTTATGGCAGCTTCACAGAATTGACCCGAATGTTCCGGTTGAAGAAACTCTTACACCCGTTGCAGAAGCAGTGAAGGCAGGAAAAATTAAACATGTCGGATTATCTGAAGTAAAAATTACTGAAATAGAACAAGCTGAAAAAGTTGTTCCTATTGTGTCAGTTCAGAATTATTATAATCTGCATGAACGAAAATGGGAAGCTGAAGTAGATTACTGCGCAAAGCGAAACATGGCATTCATTCCGTGGTATCCGCTTGCATCGGGTCCACATAAATTGCAGGATAAAGTAAGTAAAATTGCCGCGGCTCATAATGCAACAACTGCTCAGATTGCGCTGGCATGGCTGCTGCGCCGCTCACCTAATATTATTTTAATTCCCGGTACAAAATCACTGGAGCATCTTAAGGAGAATCTGGAAGCGGAAAAAATAAATTTGACAGAGGAAGAAGTAAATGAGTTAACATGAAGAAATTAGACTTAGCTTGCATTATTACGGCACGTAATTCCCTCCCCTTAATAAGGGGAGGGTTAGGGAGGGGTCAATGGGAGATAAAATTTCAATTTTCTCTTATTCTTTAATCTCCCACTCAGCCCCCCTCCTTAGTAAGGAGGGGGAAGTAAGCATCATTCAAAATCTGTGTAATCAGTGATTCAATCTTATGACATTCAACCAATCTGAATATGATATTAAACTTGAATGGGGTTTGCACGGCATTGAACAGCTTACATCTGTTTCAGATGTGATAATAATTGTCGATATACTTTCTTTCTCAACATGTGTAGATATTGCAGTAAGCCACGGAGCAATTATTTATCCTTACAGATATAAAGATGAAAGCGCAATTGAATATGCAAAGTCTCTGAATGCTGAACTTGCAGATGCAAATAGAAATTCTGAAGGCTTCACACTCTCCCCTCTCTCATTAAAGAATATTCCCCCGGGTACAAAATTAGTTTTACCTTCACCTAACGGAGCAACGCTTTCATTAGCTACAGGAAATGTAACAACAATCTGCGGCGGGCTTAGAAATCCTAATGCAGTTGCTGAGTACGCTATGAGCATTGGAAAAAGTATCTCTGTAATTCCCGCAGGAGAGAAATGGCAGGACGGAAGTTTAAGATTTGCAATTGAAGATTACATTGGAGCAGGAGCTATAATTTCTTATCTAAAAGGTATCTTATCACCTGAAAGCAAATCCGCTCTGGCAGTTTATCAAAGTGTGAAAGAGAATTTATTGGAAGAAATAAAAAAGTGTTCCTCAGGAAAAGAACTAGTTGAAAGAGGATTTGAGGAAGATGTGAACTTAGCCTGTGAGTTTAATGTGAGTGAATGTGTTCCTTTTTTAAAAAACGGCGCGTATGAGAATATTAGAAGTTTATAAAAAAAATTTTCATCCCGTTAATGGGTCTGACAGCAGAAATCGAAAATTGCGAAAAATTCTCAAAAAAGTCCCGTTTTCCGTTCACTTATTTTACTGTTAATACAGTAAAATAAAATCAACTTTACATAATGCGGGAATAATATTTAGATAAATCAATAAATTATTTCGCCTCTCAGAATTTTCGCGTAACTTTTGCATTTTTGGGCTGGAAATGAGGTTTTTAACCAAACTTACCTGTAATATATTCTTCGGTCAATTTCTCTTTCGGATTTGTAAACATCCTGCGGGTTCTGGAGTACTCAACAAGTTTCCCCATGTAAAAAAACGCTGTGTGGTCGCTGACTCTCGCTGCCTGCTGCATGTTGTGTGTCACAACTAGGATAGTAAATTCTTTTTTAAGATTGAAAATAAGCTCTTCAATTTTCTGAGTTGAAATCGGGTCTAGAGCGCTCGTTGGTTCATCCATTAAAATTATTTCCGGCTGCACGGCAATAGTTCTTGCTATACAAAGTCTCTGCTGCTGCCCGCCTGATAAACTTACTGCCGGCTCTTTTAATCTGTCCTTAACTTCTTCCCATAGTCCCGCAAGCTTTAAACAACGCTCGGCGATTTCCGGCAAAGCTTTTTTATCTTTATAGCCGTTCATCTTTAATCCAGAAACAACATTTTCATAGATGGACATTTTCGGGAACGGATTTGGCTTCTGAAAAACCATTCCGACTTTCTTTCTTAAATCAACTGTATCGTATTCTGAGATACTATGTTTATTAATAAAAATTTCTCCTGTGACTTTTGACTTCGGAATCATATCGTGCATAAAATTCAATGCTCGAAGGAAGGTAGATTTTCCGCAGCCCGATGGTCCTATGATTGCAGTCGCTGTCTGTTTACGAACGCTTAAATTTATATCGGTAATAGCAGGACGCTCATTAAAAGACACTGAAAGATTTTTAGTCTCAACTTCATATTCTTTATCGGTCGGATTCTCAACGACTTCCATTGCAGGAGCGTCAACTTCCTCGTCAGGTAAACTTATAATATTTAATTGTTCTTCGGTCAATTTATACTTTGTTTGCAAATTTATCTCTTGTTACAATTCTTACAATGAGATTTACAATGAATACTAATGTGATTAAAACCAATGCACCTGCCCATGCCTGTTTGTGCCAGTCATCGAAAGGTGATATTGCGTAGTTGAAAATCTGTACAGGTAATGATGCAATCGGCTGATTTAAATCAGTGCTCCAGAATCTGTTTCCGAATGCCGTGAACAACAACGGTGCTGTCTCCCCTGCCGCTCTTGCAATAGCGAGTAAAATACCTGTAATAATTCCGCCGGATGCTGTTCTTAACACAATCTGCAAAGTTGTTTTCCATCGGGAAACACCTAAAGCAAGTGAAGCTTCCCGTAATGATTGCGGAACAAGCTTAAGCATTTCTTCGGTAATCCGGGTAATTGTGGGAACCATTAAAACTCCCAGAGCGAAACTACCCGCAAGAGTTGAAAATCCCTGCATGGGAATTACAATTACTCCATAGGCAAAAATACCAATGATAATTGACGGCACTCCGCTTAAAACATCCGTAACAAATTTTACAAGATTGGAAAATAAGCCGCCTGAGTATTCAGTCACATAAATGCCTGCCATTACTCCTACAGGAATTCCGATAAATGAACCCAGGGATACAAGAATAAGTGTCCCAACAATTCCGTTCGCCATACCTCCGCCGCTTTCCCCTACAGGTTTAGGCATCTGAGTAAAGAAGTCCCAGTTTAGTGAAGATATGCCTGACTTAGTTGTATAAAAGAAAATATAGAACAACGGAAGAATACTTATTATAGCAGCAACAACGCAAAGGAAAAGCATAGTAGAGTTCACTATCTTTCTCCTGCGAAGATTTTTCGGTTTTGCAAAAACTGATGTATGTTGTTGTACTGTTTCTTCCAATTTAATTTCTTTATTTACCTTTTCTATTTGCCTTCGGTTTTTCTTGTGAAACTGTATATTAATAATCGCGCAAATGAATTTATAATAAATGTTACTGCAAATAAAATTAACCCGACTTCAATGAGTGCGCTTACGTGTAAATTTCCGGATGCCTCTGCAAACTCATTTGCAATCACAGAAGCCATTGTATATGCTGGCTCAAATAGTGATGAACTTATCTCTGCTCTGTTTCCTATTACCATTGTAACTGCCATCGTTTCTCCGATTGCCCTTCCAAGTCCCAGCACCGATGCGCCTAAAATACCTGAGCGCGCATTAAGCAGTGCCATTTTTATTGCTTCCCACTTAGTTGCTCCCAATGCGTATGCGGCTTCGCGCTGTGCAGTAGGTATTGCTTTCAAAACGTCTCTTGTTATTGCTGTGATAATCGGCGTTATCATTATAGCTAAAATTATTGCCGCTGTAAGTAAACCAGTTCCATATGGAGTACCTTTAAAGAATGGTAAAAATCCTAACGTGCTTTGTAATAACGGCTGCACGGTTCCCCGCATAAATGGAGCAAGAACGAATATTCCCCAGAAGCCATAGATTATGCTTGGTATTGCTGCAAGAATTTCGATTAAGAAACTTAACGGAGTGCGGAATGCACGGTTTACAATTTCATTTAAAAAAACTGCAACGCCAATACTGATAGGTAACGATATTAATAATGCTAAAATAGATGAAACTACTGTTCCGAAGATAAAAGGCAACGCGCCAAATTTTTCTTTTACGGGATCCCATTCATTGGAAAAAATAAATTTCCATCCGAATGCCTCACGCGCATCAATTGAGTCCTGGAACATTTCAATAATTATCCATGCTACTATTAAAATAATCGAGCATGCAAAAATCAATGTCAGCTTCTCAAAGAAAATATCCGACCATTTCTTTTTGCTTTTAATTTCAGGGGCAATATTTAATGCTTCGTCACTAATATTTAAAGTGGTTTACCGTTAAAGTTTATTAATTCTATTCTGGCTAATGCTTTTTCTACAACTGATTGTGGCAGTGACGAATATCCTAAATCGTTTGCAAATTTTTTCCCGTCAGTCAATGCCCATTTTAAAAAGCTTTTTAAAATCCTTCCTCTTATTAAATCCCTTTGGTTTTCAAGTACTAGTAAGTATGTATAGCTTGCTATTGGATAAGCGCCTTTTCCTTTTGCATTTGTTACTGATAAAGTTAATGATTCAGTCATTTCATCAACTGTATTATCTGCTGCTTTAGTGACGGATTCAAGCGAAGGAGAAATAAACTCCCCTTCTTTATTTTTTACATTAGCATAGCTTAGTTTATTTTGCAAAGCATAAATCAACTCAATATACCCGATGGAATATTCTAATTGTTTTACAATTCCTGTAACACCTTCATTTCCTTTACCGCCCTGTCCTACAGGAAATCGAACATCTTTAGCAGTACCATGGTTTTGTTTCCATTCGGGACTGACTTTGCTCAAATAATCAGTATAAATATATGTTGTTCCGCTACCGTCAGTTCTGTAACAAACCACAATTTCTTTATCAGGAAAATTTATATCGGGATTGTCTGATTTTATTCTTTCATCATTCCATCTTTTTATTTTGCCCATATAAATATCGGCAATTGTTTCGCCTGAGAGATTTATATTTTTATTTATACCTGGCAAATTATATGTAAGCACAACTGCGCCAAGAACAGTAGGAATCTGCAGCACGCGTGAATTATTCCTATCCTCTGCTTTCTTTTTTTCCGTTTCATTCATAGGGCTATCCGATGCGCCGAAATCAACTGTGCCTTCCGTAATCTGACGAATTCCACCGCCTGAGCCGATTGACTGATAATTTATTTTTGCATTCTTATCCACTTTATAATATTCGTCAAACCATTTTGAGTAAATCGGGAATGGGAAGGTTGCTCCCGCGCCATTTAGCTGACCGCCTGAACGGTTCAAAGCGACGTTGCGTTTTCCTCCACAGGAAAAAAAGATAAGTGAAATTAAAAGGATGGAAATATATCTCATAATCTATACAAATATACTGAAATCGTATTGGAGTTAGTGTTAAGAAATTGTAAAGCAATTTTGGAAATACTTTATTTATATAGCATTTATCTGAATTAATCTATAACATTTTTGTTATCTTAACGTAGATATTGATAATTTTTCCTCGCACGCAAATCTTTTAATTCTAAACTAAATTTGTTATGAAAAAAATTCTTCTAACCGCACTTGTAATATTTTTTGCATTTAAAATATATGCACAGGATAATACAGAAACAAAAGTTCAGAAAATTGATGAGCTCATTAATAAATATGTAGAGTACGGCTTATTCAACGGAAGCGTTATGGTCGTGGAAAACGGAAATACTATTTTATCCAAAGGTTATGGCTATTCGGATTTTGTAAATAAAACTCCGAATACTCCTGAAACAAAATTCCGTGTAGGTTCAATTACAAAACAGTTTACATCTATGCTTATAATGCAGCTTGTTGAAAAAGGTAAGATAAAATTAGACGGCAAGCTTTCTGATTATCTTCCTTATTACAGAAAAGATCAGGGAGATAAAATCACGATTCATAATCTGCTTACACATACTTCGGGAATTCCTAACTATACTGCTATTCCAGATTTTATGCAAAAACACTTAAATGATCCATTGACTCCAAAAGAACTTATACTAAAATATGGAAGTGGAGATTTGGAGTTTGAACCGGGCACAAGCTGGAATTACAGCAATACAGGTTACGTTATACTTGGCGCAATAATAGAAGAAGTAACCGGTAAAAAATATGAAGAAGTGCTGCAAGAAAATATTTTAAATCCTTTAGGAATGACTAACAGCGGGTATGAACATAACGATGTAAAAATGACTAACCAGGCAATAGGATATGATAATAATTTTAATGGTGTTACTCCAGCTAAGTATATAGATATGACAATTCCTCATGCCGCTGGTGCAATGTACTCTACGGTTGAAGATTTATACAAATGGGATAGAGCTTTATATACTGAAAAGCTTCTTTCAAATGATATGAAAGAAAAAATGTTCACTCCATTTTTAAAAAACTATGCCTATGGATGGGGTACAGGAAAAATTAATGTAAACGGCACAGAGAAAAAGGTTTTAGCGCACAGCGGTGGAATAAACGGATTCAATGCAAATATTATCAGATTAGTTGATGATAACATTGTTGTAATTGGTTTAAGCAATTTTTTCAATGGTCAATCAGGAAAAATGACGAATGAGATTTCAAAAATTATGTTTGGATTTCCTTACTCATTACCTGCTAAGCCATTGATGCAAGTGTTGATCTCTTCAGCTTCTACTAAAGGTTTAAAAGAAGCAGTAAGTGAAGTTAAAGAACTTGCTAAAGACAAAAAAAATTATTCTGCCAGTGAAGAAGATATAAACTTATACGGTTATCAATTATTAGGCGATAAAAAATATGATGATGCAATTGAAGTTTTAAAACTGAATGTTGACTTATTTCCGGATTCATTTAACGTTTATGACAGCTTAGGTGAAGCTTATCTTGCAAAAGGTGATAAAGAAAATGCTCTTAAAAATTATAAGAAGTCAGTAGAGTTAAATCCAAAGAGCACGAGCGGACTTGAAGCGATAAAGAAATTGGAAGGTAAGTAAAGAAATTAGCAATTAACATAATCAACCTCAACCGGTTTACAAAAAAAAAAGACCTGACAGGATTAAAAACCTGTCAGGTCAATTTATATCTGTTAATTTCTAATTATTACTTAGTCAGTATCATGCTCTTCGTTTCAACAAAATTTCCAGCTTCAAGCTTATAGAAATAAATTCCGCTTGATAGTTTTGATGCATCAAAATTTACTGAATAACTCCCTGCATTATATCTTTCATTTGCTAAAACATCTACAACTCTTCCTAAGTTATCATAAATTGTAATCTTCACAAATGATTCTTTTGGAATTTCGAAATTAATATTCGTTACAGGATTAAACGGATTCGGATAATTCTGCTTCAATGAAAATTTTCCGGGAATCTCCGTGCTGATATTATGAACACCAATTGTCGTCGAACCGCTTTTGATAATGATATTACTGTTAGGGTCAAATGTAAATGCGCTCGGCTGCTTTGAGAAATTCCATGTAAAGAGCTGATTATTAGCATCGTTCATAACTCTGATTGTTGTATCGGTTCCACCCACAAATGCGATTTTAACTTCAACCGGCATTTTAAAATAAGCGGGAGAAGGCGGACCCTGAATTTGCTTTGCCGTAAATTTTACTGTCCAGTTGTTGCTTCCATTATTTATAAACTGATATTTGTTATCGTAGACGGGATGATTTGGCTGATAAACCCATTCATCAAAGAACCAGTTTAAGTCCTGCCCTGAAACTGCATTAATCTTTGTAATAAAATCTGCTGTGACTGCATTCTTAAATTTAAAATTTGTTGTATCAGTTGCATAAGAGCGGAGGCAATTAAAAAATACGGACGTATCCTGAAGAACATATCTCAGCATATGCAATACACATGAACCTTTATCATAGGTAATTGCAGTATTATATAAAGTATTAATGTTCGGAGTTGTAACTGCCCAGCTTGGATTATAAATAGGCCATCCCGGATTTGAACCCAGATATTCCCCAGCATTACTGTTAATTGCACTCTTGTAAGCTGCATAACCTGTTGTTGTTTCTTTCCAGAGTGCCTCACAATAAGTTGCGAAGCCTTCATTAAGCCAGACATCAGCCCATGTACCGGGAGAGACCAAGTCTCCAAACCATTGATGCCCGAACTCATGTGCTACTAAATTTTCCTGCCAGCCGTTTGGTGTCAGAATAATGAGTGTTTGGTTTTCCATTCCGCCCCATTGAAATAAATTGTTCGCCGTTGCAAATCCGTTCTTTTCAAAAGCATGCTCGCCGAACATCTGCGAATAGCGCGTTATCATACCAGGCATTTTTGATTTTATGTTTGCCAGTCCGCTCTCACCTGTATTCCAGTAAAATCTTAACGGTATGCTGTCGTTAGGATTTGAAATTTTCTTCCACCATATAACATCTAGATTATAATTTACCTTTCCTATAAATGTTATCAGATAAGTTGATATAGGATCTCTGCTTATCCAGTTATAAAAAATTGCGCCTCCGCTTACCGTTGAATCTGCAAGTCTGCCGTTAGAGCCTAATAAAACATTTGTCGGAACTCGCGCAGTTAAATTTAATGTTGCTTTATCTCCCGGCTTATCCCAGCATGGGAATACATAACGCGCACCTTCAGGCGGGAAGTCAGTAAAAACCATTCCGTTTGAAACATTATAATGAGTATCTGAAACTTCGTTGTGATGGTATGCAATATAAAGGATAATGGTTTCACCCGGATTATATGTTCTATCAAGCATAATTAATACAATGTTTGAAAGATGTGTATAGGATAGTAATGTCGAGCCGATTTTTACTGTATCAATTCCAAGTGAAGTATTCACTGCATTAAGTTGAATCGAATGCAATGTTGAGTCAACCCTGAGTGTAACCTGATTCGTTCCTTTGAATGATTTCGGATACGGTGTTATAAAGCTATTGTAAATATCCAGATTCAATTTATAATCAAGCACATTGAATGAATGAACGGGAGAATTTGGAGATAAGTCAGTGCTTTGAGGAATAAATTTTCTGTTCATTTTTCCGTGAGAGCATTCAAATGCTCCTGAAATTTCTGATCTCTGAGCAA
This is a stretch of genomic DNA from Bacteroidota bacterium. It encodes these proteins:
- the pstB gene encoding phosphate ABC transporter ATP-binding protein; translation: MEVVENPTDKEYEVETKNLSVSFNERPAITDINLSVRKQTATAIIGPSGCGKSTFLRALNFMHDMIPKSKVTGEIFINKHSISEYDTVDLRKKVGMVFQKPNPFPKMSIYENVVSGLKMNGYKDKKALPEIAERCLKLAGLWEEVKDRLKEPAVSLSGGQQQRLCIARTIAVQPEIILMDEPTSALDPISTQKIEELIFNLKKEFTILVVTHNMQQAARVSDHTAFFYMGKLVEYSRTRRMFTNPKEKLTEEYITGKFG
- a CDS encoding 2-phosphosulfolactate phosphatase, translating into MTFNQSEYDIKLEWGLHGIEQLTSVSDVIIIVDILSFSTCVDIAVSHGAIIYPYRYKDESAIEYAKSLNAELADANRNSEGFTLSPLSLKNIPPGTKLVLPSPNGATLSLATGNVTTICGGLRNPNAVAEYAMSIGKSISVIPAGEKWQDGSLRFAIEDYIGAGAIISYLKGILSPESKSALAVYQSVKENLLEEIKKCSSGKELVERGFEEDVNLACEFNVSECVPFLKNGAYENIRSL
- a CDS encoding aldo/keto reductase; its protein translation is MNKSETKSSTFLLGEDIEINRLGYGAMQLTGKGVNGDMEDRSIGIKILQYAVDNGVNFIDTAEAYGPETNERLIADALHPYKAGLTIATKGGFDRPSAGQWIINGKPERIAEEIEGSLKRLKVDCIDLWQLHRIDPNVPVEETLTPVAEAVKAGKIKHVGLSEVKITEIEQAEKVVPIVSVQNYYNLHERKWEAEVDYCAKRNMAFIPWYPLASGPHKLQDKVSKIAAAHNATTAQIALAWLLRRSPNIILIPGTKSLEHLKENLEAEKINLTEEEVNELT
- a CDS encoding serine hydrolase, whose translation is MKKILLTALVIFFAFKIYAQDNTETKVQKIDELINKYVEYGLFNGSVMVVENGNTILSKGYGYSDFVNKTPNTPETKFRVGSITKQFTSMLIMQLVEKGKIKLDGKLSDYLPYYRKDQGDKITIHNLLTHTSGIPNYTAIPDFMQKHLNDPLTPKELILKYGSGDLEFEPGTSWNYSNTGYVILGAIIEEVTGKKYEEVLQENILNPLGMTNSGYEHNDVKMTNQAIGYDNNFNGVTPAKYIDMTIPHAAGAMYSTVEDLYKWDRALYTEKLLSNDMKEKMFTPFLKNYAYGWGTGKINVNGTEKKVLAHSGGINGFNANIIRLVDDNIVVIGLSNFFNGQSGKMTNEISKIMFGFPYSLPAKPLMQVLISSASTKGLKEAVSEVKELAKDKKNYSASEEDINLYGYQLLGDKKYDDAIEVLKLNVDLFPDSFNVYDSLGEAYLAKGDKENALKNYKKSVELNPKSTSGLEAIKKLEGK
- a CDS encoding DUF421 domain-containing protein; its protein translation is MNEYVDAAFRAVVLYFIIIISLRLLGKKDISQLALQDFVLILLISKSLYNDAGLGPGITMVLTLAIINYIMDWILFKSKKARKIIVGEPVVLIENGNVLPKALNCEKLTMDELIAGLRKQGYEKIQDVKWAILETGGEISVIGK
- the pstC gene encoding phosphate ABC transporter permease subunit PstC, which encodes MAPEIKSKKKWSDIFFEKLTLIFACSIILIVAWIIIEMFQDSIDAREAFGWKFIFSNEWDPVKEKFGALPFIFGTVVSSILALLISLPISIGVAVFLNEIVNRAFRTPLSFLIEILAAIPSIIYGFWGIFVLAPFMRGTVQPLLQSTLGFLPFFKGTPYGTGLLTAAIILAIMITPIITAITRDVLKAIPTAQREAAYALGATKWEAIKMALLNARSGILGASVLGLGRAIGETMAVTMVIGNRAEISSSLFEPAYTMASVIANEFAEASGNLHVSALIEVGLILFAVTFIINSFARLLIYSFTRKTEGK
- the pstS gene encoding phosphate ABC transporter substrate-binding protein PstS, which encodes MRYISILLISLIFFSCGGKRNVALNRSGGQLNGAGATFPFPIYSKWFDEYYKVDKNAKINYQSIGSGGGIRQITEGTVDFGASDSPMNETEKKKAEDRNNSRVLQIPTVLGAVVLTYNLPGINKNINLSGETIADIYMGKIKRWNDERIKSDNPDINFPDKEIVVCYRTDGSGTTYIYTDYLSKVSPEWKQNHGTAKDVRFPVGQGGKGNEGVTGIVKQLEYSIGYIELIYALQNKLSYANVKNKEGEFISPSLESVTKAADNTVDEMTESLTLSVTNAKGKGAYPIASYTYLLVLENQRDLIRGRILKSFLKWALTDGKKFANDLGYSSLPQSVVEKALARIELINFNGKPL
- a CDS encoding T9SS type A sorting domain-containing protein, with protein sequence MKIFTLFFLLFVYGLSFAQRSEISGAFECSHGKMNRKFIPQSTDLSPNSPVHSFNVLDYKLNLDIYNSFITPYPKSFKGTNQVTLRVDSTLHSIQLNAVNTSLGIDTVKIGSTLLSYTHLSNIVLIMLDRTYNPGETIILYIAYHHNEVSDTHYNVSNGMVFTDFPPEGARYVFPCWDKPGDKATLNLTARVPTNVLLGSNGRLADSTVSGGAIFYNWISRDPISTYLITFIGKVNYNLDVIWWKKISNPNDSIPLRFYWNTGESGLANIKSKMPGMITRYSQMFGEHAFEKNGFATANNLFQWGGMENQTLIILTPNGWQENLVAHEFGHQWFGDLVSPGTWADVWLNEGFATYCEALWKETTTGYAAYKSAINSNAGEYLGSNPGWPIYNPSWAVTTPNINTLYNTAITYDKGSCVLHMLRYVLQDTSVFFNCLRSYATDTTNFKFKNAVTADFITKINAVSGQDLNWFFDEWVYQPNHPVYDNKYQFINNGSNNWTVKFTAKQIQGPPSPAYFKMPVEVKIAFVGGTDTTIRVMNDANNQLFTWNFSKQPSAFTFDPNSNIIIKSGSTTIGVHNISTEIPGKFSLKQNYPNPFNPVTNINFEIPKESFVKITIYDNLGRVVDVLANERYNAGSYSVNFDASKLSSGIYFYKLEAGNFVETKSMILTK
- the pstA gene encoding phosphate ABC transporter permease PstA translates to MLFLCVVAAIISILPLFYIFFYTTKSGISSLNWDFFTQMPKPVGESGGGMANGIVGTLILVSLGSFIGIPVGVMAGIYVTEYSGGLFSNLVKFVTDVLSGVPSIIIGIFAYGVIVIPMQGFSTLAGSFALGVLMVPTITRITEEMLKLVPQSLREASLALGVSRWKTTLQIVLRTASGGIITGILLAIARAAGETAPLLFTAFGNRFWSTDLNQPIASLPVQIFNYAISPFDDWHKQAWAGALVLITLVFIVNLIVRIVTRDKFANKV